Part of the Haloarchaeobius litoreus genome is shown below.
GGCGTGGCGACGGGTACCTCGCCCGTGCAGGCGCTCGCAGACGCGACGAACCTCATCCAGGACGCCGGGAGCGCACAGGACAAGTCCCGGCGTGAGATCCTCGACGGGCGCGTCATCGAGGACGAATTCCGGACCGACCACGACGTGCAGATCGCCCACTTCGACGTGGTCGACGCGACGGGCAAGTACACCGACGAGCTCGACGCCTTCGGTGCCTTCATCGAGATCGAGCAGGCCTACGCGTCGCTGATGCGGTACATGTACGAGGCCCACGACTCGCTCTCGTTCTTCGTCGGCGGGGACAACATCATCGCCGTCTGTCCGGACCTCGACGCGCCGGCGTACGACGACGCCATCGAACACGTCCGCGAGGAGACCGGCATCCCACTCCGCGTCGGCGTCGGAGAGGGTTCGACGCCGCACGACGCGGGCTACGCGGCGAAGCACGCACTCGAGGTCGGGCGGGCCGAAGCGTCGCCCGTCGAGTTCCACTGATCACCCGGTCGCCTCAACCCCGTAACTTCGTCGGGTGACCGGATAAAGTTGCTGCAGGTAGATTTTATAGCGGCCGTGTCAAACCGTCACACATGGAACGCGACGTGTCGATTCGTGACGTGACCGCGCGAGAGTTCGTCGGCGTCAGCGAGTCCGATTCGGTGCGCAGCACCGTCCGGCTCATGCACGAGGAGGACGTCGGGAGCGTCCTCGTCATGCGGGGACGCACTCCCGTCGGAATCATGACCGAACGGGACATCCTCGAGATGGTCGCGGAGGGGCGGGACCCCGAATCCACCGCGGTCGAGGACCTGATGACGAAGCCGGTCATCACGATGGGCGCGAGCCGACCGCTCGCCGACGCGGCTGAGACGATGTCCCGAGAGGAGATACGCAACGTCGTCGTGACCGACGACACCGACGACGAGGAGATCGTCGGTGTGCTCACGGAACGCGACGTAATCGAGGCCGCGAGCACGCTCCAGGCCTCGCGTTCGCTCACCTCGGGGGCAGCCCCGGAGGGGGTCGCGACCGCCGCCTCGGCGGTCGAAAGCGAAGCGAGCGTCACGGAGGACGGATACGGCACACAGGGGGTCTGCGAGCTCTGTGGCGCGTTAGCGGACTCCTTACACGACTCGAACGGACAGTTAATCTGCTCTGATTGCCGACAGGTCTAACGGTCATCTCCGTCTCTTCTCCCGGTCGACCGCCCACTTCGGGAGGCAAATTTATAACGCAGGGGTAAGTATGACGGTAGCATGGCACGGAAACTGCAACGGCGCGAAGTGCTGAAGACTACTGGAATCGCTGGAACTGCCGGCCTGGCAGGTCTAGCTGGCTGTATCGGTGGGAATGGCGGAAATGGTGGTGGTGGAAGTCCGGACATGCTCACGATCGTCGGCTATCCCGAAGACGGTATCCAGCTGTTCCGGGACTACTACAGCAGCTACGGGAACGACACCGACATCCTCATCCCGGACGGCCTCCGCGACCCGGACCTCCCGGGACAGGTCGGTAACGACATGACGAACGTGATCGGGACCGCACCTGCTGCCGGGGGTCCCGCCCAGTCCGCCTACGAGTCCCTGTACCAGGACATCTACGGTGAGTCGCCCGGTGTCTTCTCGTCCCAGTCGTACGACTCGGCGGCGGTCGGCATCCTCGCGAACGCGGCTGCGGGTGAGAACTCCGGGCCGGCCATCCGCGACCAGATGCGCAACGTCTCCAACCCGGGCGGGATGGAGGTGACGCCCGACAACTTCGTCGAGGGTGTCGAGGCAGCCGCCAACGGCGAGAACGTCAACTACCAGGGTGCGTCGAGCTCCGTCAACTTCGACCAGAACGGCGACCCTGCATCCGCGGCGTACGCGCTGTGGGAGTTCAGTGACGGCGGCACCTCGACGGTCCGGACCGA
Proteins encoded:
- a CDS encoding GTP cyclohydrolase III, coding for MTNTQITLIQIDNYGPWTVTPEPRREVDLQTLQSRLYADLSQLVGNRDGYVFFTRFDNMVAVTNGLDMDDHALIQESVRNRYPVTVSFGVATGTSPVQALADATNLIQDAGSAQDKSRREILDGRVIEDEFRTDHDVQIAHFDVVDATGKYTDELDAFGAFIEIEQAYASLMRYMYEAHDSLSFFVGGDNIIAVCPDLDAPAYDDAIEHVREETGIPLRVGVGEGSTPHDAGYAAKHALEVGRAEASPVEFH
- a CDS encoding CBS domain-containing protein, with the protein product MERDVSIRDVTAREFVGVSESDSVRSTVRLMHEEDVGSVLVMRGRTPVGIMTERDILEMVAEGRDPESTAVEDLMTKPVITMGASRPLADAAETMSREEIRNVVVTDDTDDEEIVGVLTERDVIEAASTLQASRSLTSGAAPEGVATAASAVESEASVTEDGYGTQGVCELCGALADSLHDSNGQLICSDCRQV
- a CDS encoding ABC transporter substrate-binding protein — its product is MARKLQRREVLKTTGIAGTAGLAGLAGCIGGNGGNGGGGSPDMLTIVGYPEDGIQLFRDYYSSYGNDTDILIPDGLRDPDLPGQVGNDMTNVIGTAPAAGGPAQSAYESLYQDIYGESPGVFSSQSYDSAAVGILANAAAGENSGPAIRDQMRNVSNPGGMEVTPDNFVEGVEAAANGENVNYQGASSSVNFDQNGDPASAAYALWEFSDGGTSTVRTENFEGANPDGEGPSADDMPGGMGREIMLGILLPETGALASTGESMINAAQIPAQQVNESDVDLTVTTQLEDTETNSQSGVSAANSLVNAGFPYICGTASSGVNVPVCQEVLIPGEIVGCSPSSTALSVTNLDDNDFIFRTAPSDRLQGRVMAQIASEELEAETCSTLYINNDYGQQLSERFSSVFEDEFGGSVWRQVAFNQGSSSYSSVVSDAMSAE